The genomic stretch GAAGTCTTAAAGGAAAATAAGAATACCACAACCTTCACCAAGCAATCATGGAAATATATAAAGGAAGAGCTTTGTGGACGAGCAAAAAGAAATTATAATGATATGCAACTAAGGAACAAATACAATCAATTAAAGCAAAAGCATAAGGATTTTAAGTCTTTACTGAAAGAGACTGGTATGGGATACAATGCAATGACTGGAGAAGTTAGTGCGACAGATGAAGTTTGGGATAAACTTATTcgggtaaaaattatttaaaatggaTTTTATGCTTGTTTTATTTTGATAGGCATTGGTatattttatcaatataatttcatTTGGTGTAGGTTAACAAGTCTGCTAAGAGATTTAGAAAGAAATGTTGTAAGTTTTATGAGAAATTATGCACTATCTTTGGTGATACTACTGCAACTGGTTCCAATGCTCATCCTTCAACTCGAAGTCCTTCTAATGATGgagataataatgatgatgatgcaaCGACGATAAGTCCTTCTACTAGGAATGAAGAAAGTGCTTTTGATGAGGATGGTAGCAAAAGAAGAGGTAAATCAACATCCACTTCGTACTCTCGATCAGTAAAAAGAGCAAAGTTCTCATCAGCTTTGGCAGATGCACTGGCAACAGATAATGAAACTGCAAAGCGAAAGATAGAATTGATAGAAAGATCAATGGAAATATCTGCATCACATTACTTATTGGATGAGAGTGTTGAAGCTCTTATTCAAATTGATGTAATTAGTGGAGAAGTATACGCAAAAGTTATTGAGAAGTTTGAGAACGAGGTGTCCAGAGCATTGTTTCTAAAGATGCCAGAGCATAGAAGAATAGATTGGTTGCTAAATTTGAAGTGAAAAAGTTTAGACTTTGTTTAGCTATGAATAAGATGACTTTATTTAGCTATTAACTTTAGTTTTGTTTAGCTATTGACTGGATGAGTTTGTTAAgctattgactggatgacttTATTAGCTATTGACTGTATGACTTTGTTTAgctattgactggatgactttgtttagctattgactggatgacttGTTAGCTATTGACTGTATGATTTTGTTTAACTATTGACTGGATGACTTAGTTTAGCTATTGATTGGATGACTtgttttgtctatttttttttatggtttgaCTTTGACTTTgagtgtttatatatttttatatattgaatgtaaaatttaaaaaaaaattctactaTCATGATAAAATGTCTTTAAACGTTGCTCGGTTCAACAAGGATAATTTACTGGACGATGCAGATGATGAGTTTGGAGAGATTTTGCTATATTTTGCTTACGAGGAATATAATCAGTTATATCTAAGCAACCTTGTAGAAATTCAGCTCTTTCAGGATATGAATATGTTATGGAAGTGTTGCACGGGCATTGGAGTAGGTGTTATGATTTGTTCAGAATGAACAAAGATGTCTTCAAACTATTTTGTAGTgttctaaaagaaaaaaaattattgaagaaCTCACGATATTTGTCTGTTGAAGAACAAGTGGCTATGTTCTTATTTGTGATTGGCCATAATGAACGACATCGTGTGGTTGCTGAACGATTTCAGCACTCCATCTCAACCACGTCTCATTATTTTAGGAAGGTTTTGAAGGCAATATGTCGTCTATCCAAAGAACTAATTACTCCACCTTCATTTGATGTAACTCCTCCACAAATTCGATTCGATCCAAGATACTATCCATTTTTTAAGGTACaaaaatttgaattattattttttcctttctttcaatattcaataaaaaaaaatctaataatttattttgtattttagaatTGTGTTGGAGCTATAGATGGGACTCATATTTTTGCGCATGTTCCAATTGATGAACAAATACCATATCGAGATCGAAAAGTGGATACAACTCAGAACGTTATGTGTGTATGTTCATTTGACATGAAGTTCACATACGTTGTCCCTGGATGGGAAGGATCAGCTAATGATGCACAGATTCTTCTAGAATGTGCCACAAACCCAGATTATGGATTTCCAATGCCGCCCCAAGGTAAGTATTTATCAAACTTATTATGTTGATTGacattattttatataaatatctaTAAGTAAAAACTAACATGAATCATCGTTGGATTAGGAAAATATTATCTTGTTGATTCTGGCTATACAAACATGCCTGGTTTTCTTTCGCCATACCAAGGGGAAAGGTATCATTTGGGCCAGTACACAGATCTTAATCCCACAGGAAAAAAAGAGCTTTTCAATTATTGACACTTTTCCTTGAGAAATTTCATTGAGCGGTGTTTCGGCGTGTTGAAGGCCCGTTTTCTAATCCTAAAGAAAATTCCTTCATATGATCTAAGAATATAAAAGTACATTGTCATTGCTTGCTGTAAGATTCATAATTTTATAAGGATAAATGCAGAAGCAGATGTATATTTTGATGGAGGTGAAGGAAATTCTGAAGTACAGGCCACTACTTTACAAAGCACGGATGGAACTTTGACTGATAGTGTAGAGTTCAGTATTTCTAGAACTCATATACGTGAAATGGCTCATGTTCGTGATGAAATTTCTGACCATATATGGAGAGCTAGTCGACGATAGTGAGATTGAGTAAAAACATTAGTTGATTGTTATGACTCGTTTAATACTTTACTTTAAGTTTGGACAATTATCAGTTCATACGTTTTTATTTTACTATGTAAACTTTCTTGATTTTGTGTTATCTCATGGATAGATAATAAGTTTTAAAATTTGAGATTACTTGGATATTATTAATATGATCTTTTTTTactataattttcttattttttattttaaaataatttatagtggtctcaaaaaaaaatttattttttagtttagaaaatgaaaataaaaaataaaatttcaaaaaaaaaatatttaccaatcatgttttttattttttatttttttaaactaaaaataaaaataaaagttaccgaacacatttttatttttattttaaaaaaacataaaacaaaaatggTTATCAAacgcatttttattttataacaatcaaaaaacataaaacaaaaatatatttttatttttgagtttaaaaaaattttaaacaaaaattttaccaaacgcaACCATAGTaattcattttttatattttatgaaattcccatgttttagttttttttttttggcaaaactCACCATATTTTATGGAATTTCTTTTTTATCCATAAATGTATAAACTCACATactttttctcatatttatgtaaacttctaATCATTAAATGCATTGTTTATTGAGACAAAATGAGGCCCTACAGCTCTTATTTGAAAATTAAAGAGGTCCAAAACTCTAATTTGAAATTATGATAAAATGAGACCCACCACTTCTAattagatattttaattaaatgaagctaaaaaattctcttttttatttttatttttacataAAATGTGGAAAAGATTTGATTATTGTGGAAAAAATGATATTAAAAATTAACTTTCTAGACCTATAAGGAATTCAAGcccataaataaattaaaataaaaaaacaaacaaaccagCACATTTATTAAAAATGGATCGGATCATTTAAAACATGGTTGAATAGATCAGGCTTATGGGTTGTGCTGGGCCTACCCTTTAAAAATATGGGTCGACACAACACAACTCACGTTTTTATACGTCCCGCAATGACACAATTCATATATTTTGGGCATCTTCAAATACCAATGAGATTTtttcatttatatacatataacataaactaattacaaaaatcatgtacaactttttatttataaaaatgcaTTGCCACATGATAtaccaaattttaaaaataataaacttgaaaTAGAATAGTTCACGGAAtccttgattttttattttttctgagttttctaaaGTAATCTTTTGATTACTTACGATGCTGATAAGACACTGATTGCTTACCTTTTCATAAAAAAAAGCTTCAGTTTTAGACCataatattttatatacattATTGTTACCTCTATATTTTATTTGTAGAAAATTTACTATCTTAAGATACTAATTAGTcatttttaagttatattatgatgtcttattatttaagatatatatatatgtttctgttatccaaaaaacaggcgtggatgacgtggcgaaCGTTTAATagacgtggctgacatctggcagaattagtgctcgactatcgaccaggaagacgtTTATTGTCACAACGTTCGATCTTTATATaagaccagcctggtcgtacgcatgctatacaCGGAGAGAATCTCATGCAGTTATGATAGAATCTGAaattgtctcccatgatttcctgagtatccgattatttaggaaataatatctgtaacaaattaatgtaaatcctccttgagcctataaaaagagaaagatagctcaagggaaaggATCTTTTTCTAGCTTTTTGCTTTCTGATCACTTGATATTAGAGTTattatatttgatatattgtcttgttcttcagaggttggtgaaactcattgaaccatagttctttgatcactcctttgagtcttatatcaataataattcaagtggatgtaggttgttaccagattttgggggcgaaccactataaactcttgtgttctttattgtttttgtcatcacattcatttcaacgtgtttgtccacatcaagcatatttgactccgtgtcagttggccaaaatcagggtcaacaatttCCTTCAAGCCTATTTTAAAAACTAATGTATTACAATAAAGTATAATAAATACTTTTTTAATTTGGTTAACAAAAATTAATGTTAAGAGaccaaaatgtgtattttttttattataattcaaaagtaacttctaattttttttcctattttattaatgaaaaaacTACTATGATTCACATGTGAATTACATGAGTGACTAAAGTGTATTataacttttcattaaacagTTATTCTATAGTATACTATGAGTAAATTATGCTAATAAGTTATTTGGTAACTTGTTATACTTTATTGTAACTCATTAATTTCATACAAAGTTACTTTATAAGAAAAAAGTAACCAAAAAGAATGGAAATTTTGGGATTTCGTGAATTTTACATTTcatgtatattattttataaatctggtatttcttttaataatgtggtaagatatttttgtaaataaaaatttatagGTGAATTTTGGAATTAAAATACAAAATCCCACACATggtgtaccctaaaaattagcacgagtctagttactcagctaggggtacaattggcagatgaatatatggaaaagaAGCCAAGTAGAACCTCTTATTAATAATGATGTGAGCAGGTCGACTTGGGACTTGGAAATACGACATACAGGTTATTATCAAGCTGCCTCTTAGGATAACGATCCAGCTCGAGACATATAGTGGCCAGATCCCCCTTTGGGCGCTCTGAAGTTAATCGAGCTAAGGTTCGGATAACTTTGATCACCATCTCGATGAAGATAGTTatctcgtggaaacctggtcagaatgcatactaaaggatcccgaGAGACTTGGAGACTCTTTATACGCTTATTATTGCCCATGTTGTAttgcatatttatcatttattatccgagatagcatgactatattctattatgttatgcAATCATAttccaatgtaaatgggaataatctatattaaatgtatatcatatttatgcacacggttacgcaaacctgtccaggaaattctaCTATAAATATCATGGATAATGGACAAGGAAGGGGACGACATTTTTTGTGTTACAGAAACTCTGCacaaattgtgagagaaaagcaataatattgtctcgtggattaggtggattttaaacactgaaccatgtaaaattgtgtgtgtacgaATGGGTTCTTATAATTTCAATAcagtttacaaataagcactaatatccttattagatttctaaatctattgttgataaaaattgtgtcaacagtttggtcctttcattgagaggaaattagtgatTTACAAGTTTTATTCGACGTTCATCATGGTAGTTACTTGACCAATGCATGACAACAAAATGGAACATCCTAGTGGGCAGGAGGCACATCATAAAACTGTTCCCACTGAGAGGGGTTTGGATGTTCATCAACGTTCTAGGAAGCAACCGGTGGGCCAAGACGACGCTGGGAGTTCaacgtcactcccaccaaatcctagtCCAGGATACTTAACAAccatcgagatggagaatgcccaattaaggagccatctcgctagggaaaacagACAGATTGAGGAGGTCCTGGCTTGGTTACCCTCTCTTGCAACCAACGCTAATGTCGGAGAGagacaaagtgggtctcataagtctcACATGAATAACTGGTCCAAATCCAGTCGTTCTATCAGGACCGCCACTTCGAGCTCTGTGCCTTCAGAGCGAAATCACCAAAGTTCTCAGCCCACTAGtcatcacaggaaccatcatcCACATGTCAGTCAATCGGTCAGAACTGCGACCCCCAACTCTGTGCCTTCTACACAGATTCCCAGGAATGCCCACAACAACCCACCAGGGCGAGTTGTGACAagttcacagagacaaaatgcTCCAGCGAATCCTCATGCACCATAATCAGaaccccaggcacagagaacttGAGACATTGGGGTAGAACTGAGAAGGTTTAATTTAGTTCGTCctaatggaacgaggatagcctcaccaataataCATCCACCATCAccagttagacatcctacaccatcGCGTCCACAAAGAGACGCTCTAGCTCATGGAAATACTAGGAGAAATCATCCCTCGTCAGTAGACACTTACGTCCCATGGGCACGTGCTGATAACCCAGGTCCTCAATCTCAGCCGCAGGAAGTTACTAGGCGGGGAGCCAGTGTTGAGGCAGGTCTGAGAGTAACCTGAGGAATCACCTTAGCTCAGCGCTAAAGCCTCGGTAAAATCCACAGCCCGACCTGCGTGATCATctaaattcacaaaggaggtatccagctCGCAATGATGCTATGAGTTATACTCGATGTTGTCCCTGTTTTCTCCTCGGGACACGTGGCATGACGCAATGGATCCATGGGCTCCCTTATAGAGATCTGAGCCCATCCTGAGTCCGATGAACACGGAAGAAGAAAGTCGTAATGGCACAATTGTCGAAGAGCCCAACAACATTTGATGGGCGTGACCATAACAAGGGAACCGGGACCAAAATGCAGGCCCAAATCCTCTTCCCAGTCCCAACCTGCCCATATGCTCTAAGATGCCGATAGAGGTGGCAGGCTCACTAGTCTGGGAATAGAACCTTGTCAAGTATGAACCTAAGTCCTGGTGAACGAACTAGGACCCCGATAAGTGAATTGCGACATTAGTAAAGGAACTCGGACCATACGTCCGGATAGGGTAAGTTTGATCTTCCCTGACGCTGACATGTCCCCAAGAAATACAAAAGtttgtctcctcaactaacctgtagAAGAGGTTACACATGGAACATATGATATTCCTAGGAAGCAGTATTACCACTACTCTGGCAGATCATGTCCCCatgatccccttagaagcccacgcgaacCAGTCTGAGGTTACGTACTATTGGCAACTATAAGGCTTGGCTCTGCCCAAGTTGACCCAATAGGCCCTGATTAGTATGTTTTATTAAGCAATATCATTTATATTATGACTCCATTAGTGAGTAAAtcatgattacatccctattgggtaAGGATTAATCCATCCCAAGCCCATTGCACTTGACTTCCTATAAATAGGAGCAGTTGTGCTTTGTAACGGGGATCctagattttctcttgtaagcaattactctgctcaagCTTGCataaaactccattgtcaaaagctctatAAAATCTAATacaagagactcgtggactaaggctcattaacgccccaaccacgtaaaaatcatgtttgtttatctttgatcctttctttttagctcttatttcttattatatttctagtttctgaaaaactcggtaaacactcgacatgagggaggttTGTCTATCGTACGTGACAATGGTAATGTCCCACCTAAGCAAGCTCAAACTTGTTGGGACAACAACACATCAAACATGTACAATAGGACGGGAGCTGGTGAACAGCCACcaactaacctagagaccaaagatcCAACCCTTGAGTGACTAGCCTTGATGGAGGTGCATATGCAAAAGCTCTTATTTGGAAAGGGGATTGATGTTTGtcactccgatgaggagctcgaacctttcaccCCAAACATTGTAGCAGCTGCATATCCTATTGACATCAGGATGTCGAACATGCCATCATTTGACGGAAACACATATCCATTTGACCACCTTGGGATGTTCAATacattaatgatggcccacaatgttgggttCGACCTAAGGTGTATTCTGTTCCCCATGACTCTAATTGGGCCTGCAAGAGAGTGGTTCAAGAAGTACAAAAAAACATTTGAAAAGCTCTTGGAATAAGTTGTCTTCCAAGTTCAAGAAAGTGTGGCATGGAGGttgactcattggccaacataaaacaacaacctagTGAGTCCTTAAAAGCATATCTAAGCATAATCGCCAATGTTGCAGCACGAGCTAGAgacgctgatgatagctccaagctcatggcgataAGAACtggaatcctggtgggaggcgatCTATGGTAGGAAATCCAGCAAAAAggggttaaaagtgtagatgagttcttggcccgagctcaagagtggataaacttggaagaggcacAATCTGCTGTCGTAAGAACCAACCAAGCCCCtattcagcccgctggagtggtgaCTGGTGTTGCAACTATGGCTCAAcatgttacccagaataaccaagcaggaaacaacaagaaaaaagagaatggtgagggcgaccagaacggCACGAAGAAGAATAATTCTGGGGAAAAATTCAAGCCTGACCCAACAGATATGCAGAAACATATCTTCCTAGAAAACTCTAATcaccttccgtggaagaaaccagaacctttaaggcatcagagggtgaagagagatccctcaaagtttttatgataccacaatgacatcggtcataactcCGATGATTGCCGACAACTGAGGGATGAAATAAAGACTCTTATTCAGGCTGGACCGTTAGCCCAGTATGCCTGAAATCGACTTGCTCCCAATCAGTCTGCCAGGCAAAATTCTTATCCTGCTCCAGAAGCTTCAGCAAGTCTGCCAAGGACTCAGACAGATCAGATGAATCAGAATCAAGTCAACCCTCCCCCAATAGTatgaggagatataactactattgctggtggacctcatttggcaggcacgagcaacaaagcccaaaagaggtatatacagGAGCTAAAAACTCATAACGGTGTGGAATTTATCCCAAAGCAatgattatcaaaacaacagcagttggaaaaacaaccaatcattttcacggatgAGGACACTAGTCacgttcaattcccacataatgacccgctggtggtaaTCGTGCTACTTGCTAATCGAAGGGTGCGGGGGATATTGGTAGATAATGAAAGTTCAGTAAATGTGTTTTTCAGATcgaccctagaaaagatgggattgtccgtGACCGATCtcaaggcgacctcaatgacattGTATGAATTTTTAGGTGAAGGAATAGCAGCCATAGGAACAATCGGACTGGTGGTTACACTAGGAGATGATGCACGAACTATTACTAAAATACTttagttcgtggtaatcgattgtccggctgcatataacatgattttgggccgacctggactgatggtttttgaagccatcacctcaatCCGACTcctggcaatgaagttcccctcaacctcggggatatgcacagtaTCTGGAGACCAGATCACCACCCGAGAATGCTACAATGtagccatgaagggaaagtcacaacatgggcagcaggcaatggtcatagacaaggaaggtgaggagtcccaggtaGTGGAAGTTATCCATGGGagggaagaacctcaagaaggggATGACATTGATTCGCGAGTAGGCAAAGATAAATCCGAGATCAAAGCAGTGGAGGATCTCGAGGAAATACATATCAACCTagaaacaccttcaagagttgtaaaagttgggaaaaatcttgaagttgaaaggaagaaggagttggtcgaATTCCTGAGGAAGAACTTGGAcattttcgcctggtcgcatgaagatatggtgggaatcagtccaagtataataatgcatactttgaacttggacaagagtGTGCCTGCAAAGTCCAAAAAATGAAGGCTCTTGGGGACAGTACGGTCGaaagcattggaagaagaagtagctcgcctacttaaatgtgGTTTTATTAGGGAAGAAAAATACATAATCTGGGTTGCTAATCCCATTTTGGTCCCAAAGAAAAACACGAAGTGGAAAACTTGCATTGATTTttctgacctcaacaaggcttgtcctaaaGACTATTTCCCATTACCAAGAATTGATTAGTTAGTAGATGCCACAaccggtcacgagctcatgtctttcatagacacgtattctggatataaccagatcgcgatgaaccctgtagaccaagagcataccagcttcatgactgaaCATAAAGTaaactgctacaaagttatgccattcgggttgaagaatgtcggtgctacataccaacaattagtcaaaaaaatgttcgcaaaccagatcgggagaatcatggaggtgtatgtcgacgatgtgctcattaaatcaaagactaccagtaaccatgtatccaatctggaagaatgttttggcatactaaggaaatatgacatgatgttgaatccccaaaaatgcactTTGGAGTTTCGTCGGGAAAGCttttgggatttatagtcaacacaagggggatagaggcaaatccagagaaaatcaggtcgttgttggaaatgccttcgcccaggtcacGTAAAGAAGTACAAAGCATAATTGGAAGGGTGGCAATCTTATACCaattcgtttcaaaatccactgacaagtgtctcccattttacaacttgctcagaggaaacaagaagtttgaatggactgaagaatGTGAACATCATTTCGCGACTTGAAAGTGCATCTAGCTGAGCCCCCTATACTATCAAAACTGGCATCCGGGGAATGTCTGTTTCTATATCTGGTCGTGATGGAAAATGCGGTCGATgatgtgttagttcgagaagaaaatcagGCGTAGAAACCcgtgtattatgtaagtaaaaaAATTCTCTGAGTTGAGTCCCTGTATCCCTTGATAGAAAAGCTCGTGttctgtcttattttggcttcaagaaAGCTAAGACCAAATTTTTAGTCCCATTCTATCCAcgtcttaactgaccaacctttaaggcacgttttgcaaaaacttgaaaTGTCGAGACGTCTGCTGAAATGGAccatcaaacttagccagttcaaaatattatatatgccacgatcagcaatcaagagtcaagccctcactgattttgtggccgagtgcacaggttttcaggacAAGCTGATAAGGGAACCGGTGCAGGAATTGcagaa from Humulus lupulus chromosome 5, drHumLupu1.1, whole genome shotgun sequence encodes the following:
- the LOC133779460 gene encoding uncharacterized protein LOC133779460 codes for the protein MEGVDNEVLIIENNDEASVWTQKHEEIFIELMEEEVLKENKNTTTFTKQSWKYIKEELCGRAKRNYNDMQLRNKYNQLKQKHKDFKSLLKETGMGYNAMTGEVSATDEVWDKLIRVNKSAKRFRKKCCKFYEKLCTIFGDTTATGSNAHPSTRSPSNDGDNNDDDATTISPSTRNEESAFDEDGSKRRGKSTSTSYSRSVKRAKFSSALADALATDNETAKRKIELIERSMEISASHYLLDESVEALIQIDVISGEVYAKVIEKFENEVSRALFLKMPEHRRIDWLLNLK
- the LOC133779462 gene encoding protein ALP1-like — its product is MSLNVARFNKDNLLDDADDEFGEILLYFAYEEYNQLYLSNLVEIQLFQDMNMLWKCCTGIGNSRYLSVEEQVAMFLFVIGHNERHRVVAERFQHSISTTSHYFRKVLKAICRLSKELITPPSFDVTPPQIRFDPRYYPFFKNCVGAIDGTHIFAHVPIDEQIPYRDRKVDTTQNVMCVCSFDMKFTYVVPGWEGSANDAQILLECATNPDYGFPMPPQGKYYLVDSGYTNMPGFLSPYQGERYHLGQYTDLNPTGKKELFNY